The Setaria viridis chromosome 2, Setaria_viridis_v4.0, whole genome shotgun sequence DNA window TCTTTTTTTCTGCGAAACAAAAAATCATAGTTTGTTCCCAAGTCCAGTACTTTAGCTATTCTCATAAGATATATACACGGGTGGGAGATAGCAATGCAATATATAGATATATCCCAAACAAATAATTAAACCTTGTCCGATCCGTATAGATCATCACGTACACATGTTTGGGCATGTTTGCCTCTGAATCGACTGTAGTTTGGGCATTGGTCTGCTGGTCCTAGCTTGATTTTCGCTTCAACCATAAGCAATGTAGAAGCCTAACGTTGCTTCTTAGCTCAGATCACAAGCAGACAGCAGACAGGGCAAAGTAGACAGGGCAGCAAGGAATATAATGTTTCTCTGTACGTTATTATATCGTATCAAGATTATACACTACATATATTATTTACACTTGTCGTTATTATTAGTACTAGTAGTATGCACTACTCctactattttttttgaacCGAATTAAACTAGTAGTCCTACTTATTAATGCTGTATGTgcattatgttttttttttgctattttctcCCTTTTTTAGATAACCAGCAGTTATCTAAGGTTTTTGTATgactatctttttttttcctggctTTTGAATGTCTTTTGCCGCTCCCCTTGATCGTTAATGCATACATTATTGTGCAGTGAAAAGTTTGCACTGATCACATGAATGTAGAGACAGAGGGAACAACCGAGCGTTGATGATGATGTATCATGCATGTATGAGCACTGCTGCCACCACATTCTTGGTCTGGTCtgatctagagagagagagggggggatcATATCATATCGATCCGTGCAATTGCAAAGATGCAGTGGGGGCACCTTGCTTGTATTATTCCATGCATGCATTGTACGTATCTGATGCTATATATGCGTATTCTGAGCTGTGCTGGAATGTGTCAGTGGCATATATTGTGAGTGGGTGAGATTAGCTTGCATCTCTGTCGTGTCTCTCTGCTGCAACTGCATTATATAATAATTAAGCATGCTAGCTATAGCTTCCATCCATCCTGCTCTGAACCATGCAGATCATATATACACTTATTATTAGCTCTAGCTACCTCTACTACATACTGCATAGAATTAACTTAATTACTCTTGCATTATATGTAGGCTTGTAGCTAGTAAATATATGTGTGTGCTCCAAAAATAAATTTCCTCACTAGCTAGCTTGGATCATTTACGTACCTGCTTACTTTAATATAATGTCAAGTGAGGAattcaaaatatataaaaatatatgcaCATGGTTGGATTTTTCTGAACAAAATAACTTATTAATTAGCTATAAAAAATACGAGTGGCAGGAGATGCTCACAGATGGAGTGCACTTTGATTGATGCATGGGGAGTATTAATTCAGATATTTTAGTCAGTAAGCTGCCAGTTGACAGGCTAGGGGGAATATCTATATATGACGCACATGCATCGCGTACTGCCGGCCGGATATACATATGTATACATGTGTGTGTCATTCCCTTGTTCTTTCATTATGGGTTAGGTGAACCCGGCCCTAGCTAGTGGCTACGTAATCAATGTGTGTATTAGAAATTTCCATGCATGAGGTAAACTCTATATTAGAAATTGTAaggttatttttatttttttacataaaATTTAAATTTCCGGCTCCTAGCATTTACATGTACTCTGTACTAATTTATTTTGCCAAATTCTACGTCAATGCGTCATATATCGTTTTATCATGTCATAAATTGtatgtaaacatgatttggGTTTGTGTTCCTGTAGTTCAACCTCAAATATATATGTaagtttgtttttattttcaatgACTAACAACAAAATAAAACTTTGCTATTGGCTATCCCTAGAGCGCCTCTTATTTGTCACATTTTGGTTCCTATGAGGAAGCACATGTGTTTATACTGGCTTGTGTCATGCTGGAGTATGATAGGGCTGTGCACATAATGGAGGTACAGAACATTGCAGACACCAATAGAAATTACACAAGCAAAGGAGGAGAGGTAGCCTTCAGCTAACCAGACCTCAGGCTGGTTTTGGTAGGCACGTTGACACGGTTGCGTTTGGTTGAatgcaccacatgatgtatGTATAGATTATCCTGTATAGtatggttcaaccaatttgcttcaACCATATAGTTCACCCCTCGTAGTAGATAGTTATACCAAGTGGGATGACATAATTCTGGATGAGTTGGTACAGTTCACCCAACCAAAAAAAATAACTATCtattttgaaccatttcatACATTACCCAAATAATACATGTAACCAAACACATCCTGAATGTGCTTTCTTCACTCGTACTCAGATTCAGATTGGTTGGTAGAGCCGTAGCACCATCATATCCCCTTTTCTCTTATTATGTTTGATCGTTGGCTAGCTCTTGTTTGGATTACCTGACACTAGGGAGCCAAAGGATCGACCATTTTGCGGTGGCGACTGATGCGGTGGCTGCCGGTGAGGTccttagaaaaaaagaaacgaaaagaaaagaaaaaaaagaaaatatttagTGTTGGCGATAGTGTTGACTTGCTGAGGGGCCCGAGAGGTGGCGGTTGAGGCCATGTGATGGTGGCGCCGGTTGGTCATGTGATGGTGGTGGGAGTTGGCGGCCAAAGGATGTCTTACTCGTGCCAGTATGGCAGCTCGCAGCGGATTGCGGCGGCTAGACCTTGCTTTTGCAGTGGTTAGTATGGTATGGGATAACGTTGAAAGATGGCGCAAGCTGTAGCGGTGGTGGTTTGACGAGACGGCTTGCAGCAGTCTGTGCGCGACTAGCTTGGTACGGAACATCATCCTCAAGATGGCGCAAGTGGAACTTTGGTGCTAGCATCTTAGGATGGCATGGTGCTAGGGTTGGCTGTGCAGCACAGTGCAGCGAGCTTGAGTTGAGTGGTGTGTATGTGAGGTGCAGCATTGCTAGAGATGTGTGCGATGTGTGTTGATGTTCCAATTCGACCGGTCAGAGTTTATTTACGATGAGTTGAGTTTCGGCGTATCCAATCCAACCCGTTGATgttgtttgatatttttctttttttatttttgctcagtctaaatttcattattttttaaatataatcggcagctctcgtTTTAAAAAAATGGATCGGCCATTCGACCTGTGTGCACGCAGAATAGCAAGCTGATGGGCCTGGGCTGTCGCGGCCTTTGAGCCAGTCCGACCTAGATAAGCGGCACCTGCTGGTTGCAGCTAGCGCGATGGGGTGAAGAAGCAGAGACAGCGTTGCGCTTCTCTTGTAGTCTTGTGTACATCGTTAGTTGTTGGCGGCAACTAACCGATCAAAAACACACAGCAGCAACTCGTGGCTCAGAATTGCTTGCGTTAATATGGTGGACTTTTGTGCCATCTCTGAATGGTACCTGCAGCTGCAGATGTTATCACTGGTGgaaaaacgaccttccatccttaacaaaaatctcggttgttTTTATCTAATACTAAAGAGACTTTAGTCCCAGATCTAAATTTCATAGTCCGTgaagacacctttagtcccgattgtcctttagtcccggttggtattacaaacccgAACTAAAGCCTAGGAGAGACTTTAGTCcgggcaccaaccgggactaaaggatcacctttagtcccggttgatgttaccaaccgggactaaaggtcgggACTTTTAATCCCAAATAATTAGTCCCGGTAGAAAAAATTGAGATATCGAGAATTTCTCTAACAGTGTATCGAGAATTCGAGATCACACACACAAGCAGTGGTCCAGACTCAACATCATACAGGCACACTTAATTTCTCATTACCAGGCCAGTAAGCAAGCATTGGTCGATCGGATGGCTGCCTGAACGATGGAAAACAGAACTGCAAAATGGAAAGGATCAGAGACGATCCATCGAGATCCAACCGATGGATATACGAGGACAAAGACACCCATCTTCAATCAAATTAATTAATAACGCAATAATGCAATAATGGTGGATCATAACCAAAGCGTGTGGACATGTTATGTGCGTGCTAGAATTGATGAAATGCACCATTTagtttatatatgttttaagcCCCGAGCCCCCACATTTTCACATTCATCTTCATCACCTCTGGCACGCTATCGAGCTCCGCCTGTTCTAAAATGTAGGattttttagttttaatttgTCCTAAGTCGTACTTATCTTATTTTAACTAAATTTATAGAAAACTATATATTAACATATGTATACAACATCAAGTAAGTGCAGTAACAACCAGACATACTTGATGCTTTAATGAAACTAGCTAATTTGATGTTTTAGATGCTTGATCGAGTTAAAAGGTTTTAATTATGATTGAAAAATGGAAATAACTATAATTTGAGGGAGTATGTAGGGCCAgtattttttagattaaggataaTCCGATCTACTATATCCACATGGTGGACATAAACAGCCAAAGGTTACAAAGAATTCTTAGACTCTAATCCTCAACAATGAGGAGTTCAAAACACAAGAAAGAGAACTCTAAGACAAAGAAATTAATTAGAATACTAAGcttcattcttcttcttggtcCATGATTCGTCCTTGCATTGTCTTCATGCATCGCCAAGTCATCACATCTTTCGTCTGCTTAGAAACTTGATACCGAACAAGGAATACATACTTGTCTTCTATCGCTCTTTGGCCCGACCTTGCCGGAGTCTATTGTGCGAGCGATGTAGGGCCAGTATACAGTAGTACTTGATAATTAATTATTCTCTCTAGTTAAAATCAGTAAGAAATAGGAGACTGATGAAGCCGTACATGCATTTTTGTAATCTCAAGTCGATAAGTCTTCCTCCTACATGAGGGCAGGCAGGTCAGTACTGTGAATGCCTCAGAGATTTGATGGCTGGTCGGGCCAACACAAGTAGCTGATGTAGATAGCTGCTGATCCCCAATGCTTGCGTGCATACTCCTATATTTACAAGTCGGTGTCTGCGCAGTTGAAATACACACAGTCGGATTATATTTACAAGCGTGGTTACGTACgttgtgtttttaatttaagtAGTAGATGTATTCAACTTTACTATGCGTAATTTACGAATTAGAGTATCGCCGGAAATATGGCATATGAGATTACCATTGAAAATTAAGATTTTCATTTGGTAAAGAAAGGAATTATTCTAACAAAAGATAACTTAGTTAGAAGGAATTGGAATGGGATAGATCGATACTGCAGCTTTTGTAGTTCTCATCTTTTCCTTCATTGTTGGTATGCCAAATTTCTATGGCGTACGATAAATATAGTATTTGGTATTCCCCCACCAACAAGCATGAATAGCATGTTCTCTTCATGGGTTAAACAAGGTGGGTATAAGCCGAATTTATACCTACTGATGGGGGATCAGCTTTTTGTTAGGCAATATGACTGTCTCAAAATGAGGTGGTTTTTGATAAATGTCGATCAAAAACTTTTTTGCAGGTACTGTTCAAGGGAACGTATTGGCTCCGATCTTGGGCCAAGTCGCAGCGAAGTGAGAATGATGAGAAGCTCTTCATTTCAGCATGCCAAACTTTGGATACGGCAactttacattttttttaattcaaatgGATAGTCTTTTAGTTTGCGAATTGGTTTTTGAGTCGTATTGTTGtctttttttcaaaattgtGGGTGTAGCAAGTGCTACTACTTTTAATAACAGTGGACTGATCCTTTTTTAAGGAGGTTGAAGTCAGAATATtatccattattaaaaaaacgCACATGATATATGCAACTTATATATAGCTACTTGGATCCATGCATAAATACATGCCGTACGTGCCCAAGTACATGTATGTGATAGTGATGGAGCCTGGTCACGTGCAGAAACAAGAAACCTGCAGCTAGAGCTTAGCACTAGTAGGTCACGGAGCTCTCTGCTGTGTTCACACACATACACAAGTTGATCGATGACAGTGAGTGGTGGTAGAGACGTCTGATTATCTGCGTTTGCACTGGCTTGGCTTGCTCCTTAGTATGTATGTTATAAAAGGCGGCTGGAAGCTGCGTCTTCCTCTGCAGGCTCAATCTATCTATCGGTCCTTATATCAGAGAACtcagaagagagggagagggagagggagagggagcttaatttggccgccaccaccagcatCATGGTGAACGACGACatggagagcggcggcggctgcgagaGGAAGAAGCCGGCGAGCAGCAGCTGCTCCGACGACATGGCGGAGCTGGATCGCGccctggcggcggtggagctgcCGACGACGGTGCAGCGGCAGGACTCGCTGTACCGGGATGCGAGCCGGGCTGGTGGCCATGGCCAGCAGGGGCAGCAGGAAGGTTGGGCCCGGACCCTGCGTCTGGCCTTCCAGTGCGTGGGCGTGCTGTACGGCGACATCGGGACGTCGCCGCTGTACGTGTACTCGAGCACCTTCACCGGCGGCATCCGCCACACCGACGACCTCCTCGGCGTGCTCTCGCTCATCATCtactccttcctcctcttcaccaTCATCAAGTACGTCTACATAGCGCTCAGGGCAAACGACGACGGAGACGGTATGCATGATCAGATCATCTCTAGCTAGTATGTATACTAGTATAAAGTGGTAACACCTAACCTAACCATCGAAACCGATTCGTCAACTTACAAAATGAATTAATTAAAGGTGTTGTTGGGTTTCCTTTCACATCGTCATCTGACTTCGATCCATGCATAGGCGGTACGTTCGCCCTCTACTCGCTCATCTCCCGTCACGCCAAGGTCAGCCTTGTCCCCAACCACCAGGCCGAGGACGAGCTCACgcacgccgacgacgacgacgccgccgtgcTCAAGTCCTCGTCGCTGCGTGGCAgcctgcggcggcggacggTGCAGCTGGCGTCGCCGAGGGATCAGCGGGCGCAGTGGCTCAAGGACCTGCTGGAGACCAGCAAGCCCGTGCGCATCTCCCTCTTCCTGCTCACCGTCCTCGCCACCGCCATGGTCATCACCGACGCCTGCCTCACGCCGGCAATCTCCGTGCTCTCCGCCGTCGGAGGGCTCAAGGAGAAGGCGCCCAACCTCACAACAGGTATCCATATATCTTTATGAATATATATCATGCATTTATTAATTGATGATTTAAGCAAGAGAAACGTTTACGTACATGATCATTATTAAGTCAAGTGTTGAGGACTAATATAGTAATTGATTccaggaaagaaagaaaaagatgcaTGCTTGACGATTGCAATTGCATAGATGACGCACGCACGCGGACACCACAAGCATGCACATGCATAtatgacggagggagtactatttaGTATGCAACTAtataactatatatatatataaataaattgaTAAAGATGCTTGGGTGCGCATATGATAAATTATTGTAGAACTAATACTAGTGAGGAGTGCCACTGCACTCCTACACATCCACTACGCTTCAACTCCTTAATTAACTTCAAAAaactatttcaaaaaaaattaacttCAAAAAAACAATTAATGTACATATCTACAATCAAGCTAACTTTTGCTattcatctagatatacaccatgtctagatatatagtaaaaactatataaatctaaaaatggtcaaacgacatacaatttgggacggagagagtacatATCAGATGATGCAAAGGCATTCTCATAGTCCTATAGCATATGACGATGATCAGAGCAGGTCAGCCATCAAATAAAACTTTCCACCATTAATCATGAAATTAGCTAGTCAAACACGCGTGCATTGTTGCGGGTACCGGAAGCATACAACTAGAGCAGCCCTATTAGAGGTGGCCTCAGATGTGAACACATTCATTTTAGGTGGAAATAGAGCATGGATACTAGATATTTTCTAATAGAGGTCCTGCAACCAATTTTATGTGATGTATAATCATCATGAATACGTGTCCATGCTCGTTTTCTTTAATAAACCTTGTAATCCCAAGCCCATTTATTAAACAACGACACAATAATGACCTTCGTTACAATGTTTCTAATTAAAAGCAATATCCTTATGCATATATTACGAAAGTAGTTTGGTAACAAATCTAGAAACACCAATATTTTATTGCCAATAATTATCTTTATGACACGGTTACTAGCTAGGTTAGAAAGATTTTTGCATTAGTAACAATTTTAGATAGCACAGTTATATTTAGGATGGGAGCAAGATAGTAAATCCAACGGATGAACATTCCATTTGTAAATTTTGCTATCCCAACAACGTAATATAAATGCATGAGGGTTTGTATACATGGTTTTGAGAGGGTATCAATCAACACGGAATACTACTCCTCTTTCCATGTCAGCGGTATGGAGCTGTAACTTGACATGGATTATGGATCCAATCCAATAATATAATCTGTTGAGCAGTCTGCTTCCTTGTGATAAATGGCCGGTAGCTCCGTCGTTGCGTCGTTTACACGCCTCAATTAAACGATACACTTGCTTGGATCATATCACTGTCGATTCattaaattaaattatattAGTGGGTGGTCCAATAATGTAATCTCAAGGGATAACTGTATACAAAATCATTAATCGACCATTCTCGACACAGAAAATGAAAACCATGAAAGTGTACTACTTGTTCTATGTTTTGTAAATTATAAGTATAAAATGTAACATGATGGAGAAATGATATATAATTAATCATGTCTCTGCATGCGGTGGGCCGCAACTTAACATCGCCATTAATCTTGCTTACCGATGGATGGGGATGCATCGATCGATCAGCAGGTAGCTCTCTCTAATCAGCTATAGGTAGGCTATAAATGCAGAGGCACCATCTATCTTTCTATCTATCGATGAGAGGAATAGTAAAGCTACTAGCAGCAGCAAAGCCAGCAGCTACTTTGATCACCATAATGCATCCTCGAGCACCTAGCAGCGCAGTAGGAGTACCTCCTACTAGCAGAGCTTAATTAACAGTGGTGACGACCAGTGTGTGAACACGCAAATCCATCCGCTTTAATTTTAAGACGCACTGATGTGATGTGCTAGTCTGCTAGATGCACCTTGCCTTGATCTTGTCCATCTCTCCGTCTGTTTCTTCATCAGCATCTATCAGCATTGTTAATGCTGATAGATTCCAGTGATGTAGTTAACattccgtcctaaattactattcgttttagctctTCTAGTTAGATACACATCTTTtgatatgcatatgcatatatgttcagatacatagcaaaaataatccaaaatgaatagtaatttgagatggagggagtacatgttgATCCACGATCAGTAGTAGTATGTATGCTATCGCTGAATGAATAATAAAATTGCTGAACAACAACTGCAGAGCAGATCGTTTGGATGACGGTGGGCATCCTGTTGGTCCTGTTCGGCGTGCAGCGTTTCGGCACCGACAAGGTGGGTTACCTGTTCGCCCCCGTGGTGCTGCTGTGGCTGCTCCTCATCGGCGGCGTGGGCGTCTACAACCTCCTCCGCCACGACGTCGGCGTCCTCCGCGCCTTCAACCCCAGGTACATCGTCGACTACTTCAGCCGCAACGGCCGCGACGCCTGGGTCTCCCTCGGCGGCGTGCTCCTCTGCTTCACCGGCACCGAGGCCCTCTTCGCGGATCTCGGCTACTTCAGCGTCCGCTCCATCCAGCTCAGCTTCGCCTGCGGCCTCGTCCCCGCCGTGCTCCTCGCCTACATGGGCCAggccgccttcctccgccgccacccggcCCAGGTGGCCGAGACCTTCTACCGCTCCACGCCGGAGGTGCTCTTCTGGCCCACCCTGGTGCTCGCGCTCGCCACCTCCGTCGTCGGCAGCCAGGCCATGATCTCGTGCGCCTTCGCCACCATCTCCCACTCGCAGGCCATGGGCTGCTTCCCGCGCGTCAGGGTCCTCCACACCTCGCGCCACTACCACGGCCAGGTGTACATCCCGGAGGTGAACTTCCTCCTGGCGCTCGTCGCCTGCGTCGTGACGGTCGCCGCCCGGGGCACCACGGCCGTGATCGCCGAGGCGCACGGCATCTGCGTCGTGCTCGTCATGCTCATCACCACGCTGCTGCTCACACTGGTGATGCTCCTGGTGTGGCGCGTCAACGCCGCCTGGGTGGCGCTCTTCTTCGCCgtgttcgccgccgccgagtcGGCCTACCTGTCCTCCGTGCTCTACCGGTTCGCGCACGGCGGCTACATCCCGGTGGCCATGTCGGCGGCGCTCATGGCGGTGATGGTGCTGTGGCACTACGTGCACGTGCGGCGCTACGAGCACGAGCTGGAGCGCACGGTGTCGCACGAGAGCGTGCGGGAGCTGCTGGCGCGGCGCGACGTGGTGCGCGTGCCGGGGGTGGGGCTCTTCTACACGGAGCTGGTGCAGGGCATCCCCCCCGTGTTCCCGCACCTCGTCCACAAGATCCCCTCCATCCACGCCGTCCTCCTCTTCGTCTCCGTCAAGCACCTCCCCGTGCCGCACGTCGACGCCGCCGAGCGCTTCCTCTTCCGGCAGGTTGCCGATCATCATGCTGACTCCGGCTCCGACACCAACAGCACCAGCCGGAGCCGGGTGTTCCGGTGCGTGGCGCGCTACGGCTACCGGGACCCGCTGGAGGAGGCCAGGGACTTCGCCGCCAGCCTCGTGGAGCGCCTCCAGTACTACGTCCGCGACGTCAACCTCTACGGCGTCGACCACCTGCAGCCGGGAGCCAAGGTCAGCTACCCGACCTCGCGATGCGACAGCATGGCGACGTCCATGAGGCGCCAGAGGTCCGtcaacatgatgatgatgcggCCGTCGGCGTCGTACACGGAGAGCCTGGCCCTGGCGCGGGCCAGGTCGACGTCGTCGGGGACGATGATGATGTTGGCGCACTCGGCGTCCTGCAACAACAGCAACATcaggcccaccaccaccacgacggGCGTGTTCGCGGAGGAGATGCTGACGCCGGCGGAGTCCTTCTCGGAGCTGTCGAGGATGGGGAGCGCCGCCGGAGGAATGATGAAGGTGAGCCTGGAGGAAATGGCGCGCATCGAGGAGGAGCAGCGCTTCATCGAGAGGGAGATGGAGAAGGGTGTCGTCTACATCCTCGGCGAGGCCGAGGTGGTGGCGCGCCCCAACTCGTCGCTGCTCAAGAAGATCATGGTCAACTACGCCTACGCCTTCCTCCGCAAGAACTGCAGGCAGGGAGAGAAGATGCTCGCCATCCCAAAGTCGCAGCTGCTCAAGGTCGGGATGTCATACGAGATCTGAACATCTACTTTGCTTGATCCATGGATTGTTCCTGGATGCTTTGCTCCGTCGTTGATCCAAATGGTAGCATAGTAGGTAGTTGCAGGCGTCTGGGCAGattgatttgttgatgctaCATTACGCTACACTATCTAgatagtactccctctgtcccagtccttttagcttttctagacgTATAGATCTAGaggtatagatattattatgcatctagatggCATGGTATATCTAAATTCATAACAAAGTCTCTAAATCTTCTTAATTAAGCTGTTCAATAGTACTTGATGCATGCATGCCTGCTTTGCATAGGCTAGGCCCACCTACAGAGACAAAAGGTTCTTTCGGCCCCGGCCCACAGGCGAAAGCAGAAGGGAGGATCCTACCATTTTTGCCGGGCAAAAAACATCTCGAAACCAGGTTTGGGCCGTGCCAGTGCCAGCCCATCCTTGAATGCAAGCCATTGAATATTTGAATTGAACTTGTGGTGATTTGTTCCAGACATGGCAGGGCATAAAAGTATGATGCTTTGTCATGCACCCAAGCAAGCCAC harbors:
- the LOC117845123 gene encoding potassium transporter 22; the encoded protein is MVNDDMESGGGCERKKPASSSCSDDMAELDRALAAVELPTTVQRQDSLYRDASRAGGHGQQGQQEGWARTLRLAFQCVGVLYGDIGTSPLYVYSSTFTGGIRHTDDLLGVLSLIIYSFLLFTIIKYVYIALRANDDGDGGTFALYSLISRHAKVSLVPNHQAEDELTHADDDDAAVLKSSSLRGSLRRRTVQLASPRDQRAQWLKDLLETSKPVRISLFLLTVLATAMVITDACLTPAISVLSAVGGLKEKAPNLTTEQIVWMTVGILLVLFGVQRFGTDKVGYLFAPVVLLWLLLIGGVGVYNLLRHDVGVLRAFNPRYIVDYFSRNGRDAWVSLGGVLLCFTGTEALFADLGYFSVRSIQLSFACGLVPAVLLAYMGQAAFLRRHPAQVAETFYRSTPEVLFWPTLVLALATSVVGSQAMISCAFATISHSQAMGCFPRVRVLHTSRHYHGQVYIPEVNFLLALVACVVTVAARGTTAVIAEAHGICVVLVMLITTLLLTLVMLLVWRVNAAWVALFFAVFAAAESAYLSSVLYRFAHGGYIPVAMSAALMAVMVLWHYVHVRRYEHELERTVSHESVRELLARRDVVRVPGVGLFYTELVQGIPPVFPHLVHKIPSIHAVLLFVSVKHLPVPHVDAAERFLFRQVADHHADSGSDTNSTSRSRVFRCVARYGYRDPLEEARDFAASLVERLQYYVRDVNLYGVDHLQPGAKVSYPTSRCDSMATSMRRQRSVNMMMMRPSASYTESLALARARSTSSGTMMMLAHSASCNNSNIRPTTTTTGVFAEEMLTPAESFSELSRMGSAAGGMMKVSLEEMARIEEEQRFIEREMEKGVVYILGEAEVVARPNSSLLKKIMVNYAYAFLRKNCRQGEKMLAIPKSQLLKVGMSYEI